AAGTTCAACCCACAAAAGTGGCGAGGTAGCTCAGTTGGTTAGAGCATGCGGCTCATATCCGCAGTGTCGGGGGTTCAATTCCCTTCCTCGCTACCAGGATTATCCTAAGGCTCTGCAATTTTTGCAGAGCCTTTTCTTTTGCCTGAACAAAACCTTCCCCTTAAATTTTCTTCCTCATTTATTTAAGTGAATCATTTGCAATGATATCCCTTTCTGATATCACTAGGATTATATACCAAAAACAGAGGATTCTAAATTTGTTGAACTCAATATCCCCAACTGCACGTTTTGAACGACAGAGGAAGATTTTGTTTTCGATAATATTATGCTCATTCGCTATTATCGCTACAACGCTTATCGTTCCTGAAAAATGTTTTGCCGCGATAAATCTTGAAAAAGTGACCTTGCAACTCAAATGGTTTCATCAATTTCAATTTGCCGGATATTATACCGCCCTTGAAAAGGGCTACTATGAAGATGAAGGGCTAGATGTCTCCATTATTGAAAGGGATCTGCGACAGAATCCAATAGATCTTGTACTGGAAGGAACTGCTGACTTCGGGGTCAGCAATTCAGAAATTCTTCTTGAGTACCTTCAAGGGAAAGAAGTAGTACTGTTGGCATCCATCTTTCAACATTCCCCGCTTATTTTTATTTCCAAAACGCAACCCCTAATTCACTCAGTACAGGGACTCAAGGGCAAAACAGTATTAATGAATACGACTTCCCAGGAAATCGAACTGAAAGTCATGCTGGACATTCATAATGTTTCTCTGGACGACATTAAGCTTATTGACCGATTTGCCGTTCCGGAAGACTATTTTGACCCAACAATAGATGTTATCGCAGCCTACACCACCAACCAACCATATTACTTTAAAAAAGAAAACGTACCCTACTCCATAATCTATCCATACACACACGGAGTTGATTTCTATGGAGATACTCTTTTCACTTCCCGCCATCAGATTCAGGAACACCCGGATCGGGTAAATAAATTTCTGCGGGCCAGCCTGAAAGGCTGGCAATACGCTCTGGCACATCCGGACGAGATAATTGAAGTCATTATGGATAAATTCGGTTCTTTAAAATCCAGGGAACACCTTAAATATGAAGCCGAAACAATTCAGAACCTTATTTTGCCTGATTTGGTGCGTATCGGATACAGTAACCCCGTTCGCTGGCAGCGGATAGGTGAAGAGTTTAAAAAACAAGGGTTGGTAAAACAAACTAAAGACCTGACAGATTTCTTTTATAATCCAACTGAGGGCAAAGTAACAATCAAGCAAGAAACTGCTTTTATTGCAGCAGCAATTTTCGGTTCAGCAATGCTTGTCCTCCTTGCTTCAATTTATGTAGCCGGAAAACTCAAACATGAAATAAAGACCCGCCTTGAGATTGAAAAAAAACTCAAAGAAAGCGAAAAATATTACCGTAGCATCTTTGAAAACACCGGAACAGCCATAATTATTTACACTTTAGAAAACTGTATAATCAAGAAATGCAATGAGCAATACGCAGAACTTTGCGGAGTGCCTCGTGAGGAAATTGAAAACAAAAGAAAAGTATCTGAATTTATCGCTGATGAAGACTCTAAGCGACTACGTGGATATACCAAAGACAATTTTTTAAACAAAAACAGCGCCCCTAAGTCCTTCGACTTTAAATTTGTAAGAGCTAACGGTGAGATTCGCAATGTTCACGCCAACACTGAAATCATCAACGGCAGCACAAATTGTATCGGATCACTTATAGACATGACCGAAAAAGTAAAAACACAGGAATTGCTGATCCAGACGGAAAAAATGATCTCTGTAGGTAGCCTTGCTGCCGAAATGGCCCACGAAATAAACAACCCGTTAGCGGGTATTTTACAGGCGGTGCAGAATATCCACCGCAGAATATCAGCAGATTCCCCCGCAAGCGTCACGGCTGCAGAAAAACACGGTTGTACCTGCGAACAGATTAGCGCTTTTCTGGAGGATAGGGACGTTCTCAGGATGCTTGGTACTATTCAATCCGCAGGGGAACGTGCAGCAAATATTGTGTGGACCATGCTTAACTTTGCTCGTCGGAATGATGAAGGACAGAGCAGTTGCGATTTGAACCAGATTTTTGATGACATTACGAACATCATTACCCGCGACTATCACCTAAATACCAAACACTACTTCAAACACACAAAAATAATCAAGGAATACCAGGAAAACATTGATAAAATAAGCTGCCAGCGAATTGAGATAGAACAGGTGCTGCTCAACCTTATCAAAAATGCAGCATACGCGACAAATCAAATAGCTGAGTATAGACAACCCATCATAACACTAAGAACAAGAACAGATGACAAATTCATAATCGCTGAAGTTGAAGACAACGGACCGGGAATGACTTCGGAAGTAAAGCGACGGGTTTTCGAGCCTTTCTTTACAACGAAATCTCCTGGCATAGGAACCGGACTTGGGCTTTCAGTTTCATATTTCATAATAACCCAAAACCACGGCGGACTATTTGAAATAGATACTGAAATTGGAAAAGGTTCAAAATTTACTATCAAAATTCCCAGAGCATAGCCGAAACCATGACAAAAAAATTTATCCTTTTATTGGCACTATCTTTAATGACCTGCTCGGCCTGCACAAGCAGGCCGGTACTCTATCCTAATGCCCAGTACAAACAGGCAGGAGAAGCTAAAGTTTCGGAAGATATTGAGTACTGTATGGAATTTGCGGAAAAAAGCGTAGGTAAGGACTCCAGAGGGAAAACTTCTGTAAAAACCGGAGTGCAAAGCGGTTTAATTGGCGGGGCCATAGGTTTGGGGATTGGAATTGTAACAGGTAGTCCGGGGACTTCTGCATTGGCCGGAGCGGCCGGCGGAGCTGCTGGAGGAGCAGTGGGCGGAGCAGTACGTGATAATTCCAACTCGTTATACAAGAATTTTGTTGAACGCTGTCTACGAGAAAAAGGATATGAACCTATGGGCTGGAAGTAATCTCAGAACTTAAAATCCCTCGTGAACGGGAATATATTTGGAAATGATTTTAAGATATGTCCCGTCCTGTTTCATTTTTTTCAGCTCGGTATTTACTTTTATAAAAGGTACAGGACTTTTTTTCCTGGAAAAAGCCAAATATGTATCTGACTGGGAATAGACCAGCGGTAAACCATTCAAGGGATTTATCACCGCCTCAAGTTTTCCCAATAAATTGTGCTCGTTCAAATAACTAATTGCCGGATAATAATCCGCAAAGAAAAAATCAATTCTGCCTAAAAGCAGTTTTTTGATATTGAGATCAATATTGGGAACATCTTCGATTCTTTTGAATTTTCCTTGTTTTATAGCTGTGTCTACGGCCCGACCGTAATAAAATCCACGCCCGGTACCACCGACAAACTTATCAGCTCCTTCAAATTTCGACGAAAAATAAACACGCGATCCAGAACGTCGTACAGCAACAACTTTTTCCGTAATTAAAACCGTTTCAGGATAGCGCATATATTTATTCCGCTCTTCATTGTATCCGGCATTGAATACTGCGTCGGCATTACCGTGCTTGACCATTATCAAGGCACGTTTCCACGGGAGAATGCGTACCTCAGTTTCATACCCTGCCCTTTTGGCAGCAAGTTCAACAAGTTCAATCAGAAATCCTGTAGGCTTGCCGTCTTCAATATAACTCTGCGGTGGGGAGTTCAGAGTAACAAACAATAATTTTTCTGCCTGCACCAATGACGGGGCAAGAACTAAGAGAATAACCGCTGAGAAAATAAAACGTAACACAGCAACAAATACCTCCCATAATTTGAGCTAATTATAACACTATTCGGATTCCAGAACAATTAGCCTTTATAAAATAATCATCTTGGGCAGTACTATCACAACTAAAAAAAGCTGACTCTAACAAAATTACGAACTTTGGTGTTAAGTTTATTACTGTAATGCCGATCACTTTTGTAGTAGGATATTGATATAAACCTAAAAATAAAGATCCATTTATGCTAAGACTATACACTGCTCTTATTCTTATTATTATTCTTCCGACTATGGCTGTTGCCTGGCCCGGTAAAATTGTGGCCGTCGAAGGACCCACAACATTTGTGGTGCTGAAAAATGGACAGACACCCGTAAAAATCAATCTTGCCGGGATTAAACCTTCACCAGAGCTTGATCCTGCCAAAGCGCGTATGGAAAGTAGTAACAATGTTCTCATGCGTGATGTGGAAGTCCGCGAATTAAGTAAATCCGAAGATGGAACAATCATCGGAGATATCACTGTAGACGGTAAGTCTCTGGCCAAAGAACTGCTTGATGCCGGCATAGTACAAAGCTCTGCACAATCCGCTCCGGCACTTGAAACAGCCCCGGTAGAAATCCCAAAAGAAATTACTGAACCGGAAAAATCCGAAGAGCAGATGTCGACTCCCCCGGTTGCGAATGCAGATGCATCCGAAATAACCCGTGAACTGCTTCCTGAACCTCAGAAACAAGAACCAGTTCATACTCCGCCGCAAACCACAGCGCAGCAGCCAACTCATATCCAGCCGCAACAGGTGCGTTACGTCCAAGTTTACCAGCCGGTGCAGCAGTTGGGACTCTGGCCCGCAAGACCGGCTCCGGCAGTAACCGTGCAGCCGGTACAACAACCCTTTACAGCTCCCCAAGTTGGAAAACCGGAAGATAGAACCGTAGCTTCCCAAGCAATGCAAAACCCGGGCGACACTGCCAGAAAAGATTATGATCTGGCGGTCAGCGTGCAAAAAAAATCCCGCCGCAACCGCCAGCCGACCGGTTTCTTTACTCCAAAACGTAAATCTGAAACATATGTTGGTGTCAAATCAGGATTACAAGCAGTAATGCAGCCCAACAGCGATGTCCCGTATGAGAGCTGGGGAGCTGAAGACGGAATCAGTGTGCGCCACTTCTTCCCTTCCGGGGTCGGCATTGGCGGTGATTTCAAGATGGCCATGAGTAATGGCAAGTCAGGATCAATTACTTTTGAGACAACCGACCCGACTACCAACTCAACAACAACCACCAACTCAACTTACGATTACAAAAAAGATTATTTTACGACATACTCACTTACAGCTTCAATACTATATCGCTATTATACAGGTAAAAATCTAAGCGCATACATTGGAGGTAGCGGCGGCTACGCTTTTTATGATCACCCTAAAACCGAATTTGAACTTTCTGACGGCGCTCCTATTGTCGGAGCTGAAACGGGACTGATTTATAAATTTGATTCCGGCTTCACTATTGGGGGAGAAGTAAATTACACAGCACCCATTGGAGCCAAAAAAGATGACCCGGATGGATATTTAGGAACATCATTCAATTTAGGATATACGTTTGATTGAATGAATTAAGAGCCCAAGTATAAAGCCCTTAACTTATAATAAGTTAAGGGCTTTTTTTAATTCTCTATTGACTTATCAAAGCCCAACTTGTACCACTCTTTAAAAATACGTAACACAAAACAGCTATTCATTTTGATATCAATCTCAAAGGGGAAATATGCAGCCTAAACATAGAACCGTTATTTTAAGCGCCATGTTCATGATTACCCTTTTCGCAACACAGGCATTCGCCCATAGGGTTAACCTTTTCGCCTACGTTGAGGGTGATACTATTTTTACTGAAAGCTATTTCAGTAAAAATAGGAAAGTCCATCAGGGTAAACTCGAAATTTTCAGTACAGCCAGTGGGAAACTTCTGCTTGAAGGCAGTACCGATGATAATGGACTCTTCAATTTCCAGATTCCGGAAACAACAAGAATGGAACGAAGCGGGCTTTTGATCAACTTGTACGCATCAGAAGGTCACAGAGCAGAATGGACCCTGACAGCAGATGAAATATTTCCTGAAACTTCTGAGCCAAGTTCAGGAGCACAGTCCTCGGCAGCTCCTGCCACAGAGCCAATGACAGAGACTGCACTTCAGACAGAATCCAATGCAGATCTGGCAAGACTATCAGCGCAAGTAAAAACGCTTACCGACAAGGTGGAAACACTCAAGAGACTGATCATAAGTCAGCAGGAAAAAGGTCCCGGCGTTAATGAAATATTTTCGGGGATTGGTTACATCCTCGGCCTATTTGGTGTTGCAGCATTCTTCCTATCCCGGAAAAAATAATTTTCAACCCATTTATCTGGAGTGATCTCATGCGTAAATTATTCATCACGGCTTTAGCTTCAACCCTGTTACTTATTTTTTGCGGTTCAGCATTCGCTCATTTTGGAATGTTGATCCCCCAAGACTCAATCATTACACCACAGAAAAAAAATACTGAAATAACCCTTTCCTTCTCACATCCGTTTGAAGGACAAGGCATGAATCTTGTAAAACCTAAGAAATTCAGCGTATTCTATGATGGTAAGGAAACTGATATTCTTCCTTCCCTTAAAGAAACCAAGATCATGGATCATGATTCATTCAAGACCGAATACAAGTTCAAGCGCCCCGGCATGTATACATTTTACATGGAACCGGTTCCATATTCCGAACCTGCTGAAGACAATTACATCATCCACTATACCAAAACAGTTGTCTCCGCTTTTAATGAAGGCGAAGATTGGAACAAGCCTCTTGGGGTTAAAACTGAAATTGTTCCACTAACCCGCCCATGGGGCAACTACGCCGGCAACGTATTTCAGGGCGTTGTTCTTCTCGACGGAAAACCAGCTCCTTATACAAGGGTTGAAGTTGAACTTTACAATAAAGACAGCAAATATGAAGCTCCATACGAATGCATGGTTACACAAGAAGTTCTCTGCGATGCAAACGGAGTATTCACTTTTGCCTGTCCAAAAGCCGGATGGTGGGGTTTTGCAGCACTAAATGATGCGGACTACAAAATCAAAGGTAAAGACGTTGAACTAGGTGCGGTTCTATGGATTGAAATGCTGCCTTATAAAACTAAATAGAAACAGCTCTATTTTATTTCAAAAATAAATAAGGCCGAAGACAATCATCTTTCGGCCTTTACTTTTATCATCAAGATAATTATGACAATGAAATCATGAACACCTGAATTTATCCAACATACTGTGATTTCAATAAATATTAAAAAACGGAGACTGAATGCTTAACCCTCAAGTTTTGATTGTCGATGACAGCAAAACTATCCGTTCTGTCATTAGTTCAGAACTGAAGAAGCATTCAATTGATGTAACTGAAGCCGTTAACGGTATCCAAGGTCTCGACTTCACCCGTACCAACCACTACGACCTGGTAATCACAGATATCACCATGCCCGGTATGGACGGCTATCAACTCTGTACTGAAATCAAAAAAAATCCTGACACTCAGTCAACACCGGTAATCATCCTTTCCAGCAATGACAGGCATGAACAGATCGAAAAAGGATTTGAGGTAGGCGCGGCTGCGTATGTCACCAAGACGAAAGCCAGAAAAGACCTGCTGCCTTACGTTAAAGAAATTCTTAATCGTGCTAAATTGCTCCGGGATAAGCTGGTGCTGGTTGTTGATGATTCTAAATATATTCTCAACGTAGTCGCTTCCGGCCTGACCTCTGCAGGGTTCAAGGTAATTACAGCCACGAATGGTCGTGAAGCCTTTGACATCGCCAGCGAGGTTGCACCGCACCTGATTCTTTCTGACATCAATATGCCGATTATGGATGGAATTCAATTGTGTGAAAAGATTCAAAGCCACCCCGGACTTTCACATATCCCTTTTGTAATAATGAGTTCCGGCGCTGACCGCAGAACCATGCGCGAATTACTACATAAAGGAGCTTCCGCATTTTTGGTAAAACCATTTAATATTGACCAGTTAGTAATCACTGCGGAAAAACTGCTCAGTGACCATTTCCAAATAATCCTGCAACAGCGTGAACTTTTCAAAAAAGAACGAACTTTGCTCATGGGCAGTATCACCAGTCTGATCCAAGCCCTCGAAGCAAGAGATTCCTATACAAAAGGTCATTCTGATACAGTTTCGCGCCTGTCTGTAAAAATTGCCGAACGACTTGGTTTTAATGAATTAGATTGTGAGCGTATAGCATTCGCGGCAAGGCTTCATGATCTGGGTAAAATCGGAATACGTGACGACATACTCCTGAAAAACGGTCCACTGGAAGATCACGAGTTTGCAAAAATTAAAGAACATCCTGTTCTTGGTGCAGATATTTTGAATCCCATCCCCAGTATGGAAGATATTATCCCGGCAGTGCTTCATCATCATGAAAGAATGAACGGCAAAGGATATCCGCATGGCCTCATCGGCAAGGAAATACCTTTATGGGCGCGAATCATATCAACTGCGGATGTCTACGATGCCCTGACAACAGACCGGCCATATAAAAAAGCATTTACACACAACCATACGATGGAATTCATCAAAAAAATTTCACCAGATGAATTGTGCCCGGAATGCGTCAAGGCTTTTCAAGCCGTCATGCTGGAAGACAGAGTTCCACTTAATTAAAATCAGGCCGGCTGTAATTTATCCAGACCTGAAATTTCCCAGGCCTTATCTTTGTCTACTTCTTCACCGTTTTCCAAAATTAAAGCCTGCACCTCATCTTGAACATCCGCGCTTTCTTTAACACCCATTTTAAAAATCAGTTTTTGATTAGTATCATAGATGTAAGCTTCTTCTTCATAAATATAAAACTTAAAAGGATTCTGCATAGTTCCTCCATACAATTATTAATTGCCAGCAACTGGCTTTTACCACTTTGCGCAATGACAAGAAAGAGGTATCATCATAAGAATCCAATTTAATTGAAACAAAAATTCGTACCCCCTACAAATGAGAGCATTTATGAAACCAAGCCTTAGCCTCAAGATAACCTTCCTTGCTTTTCTTGTAACTACACTGATAAACTCAGCCGCTTTTGCAGGAAAGACAACCTATAGATGCGACCAAGGGCCGGGTTGCAGAGATGAGCGGGTCAATTTCGGAACCGCTGAAATTCAATGTCTGGACATTAACGGAGATATTCTCAGCGACTGGGTTTGCGAATATGAAGCTGAATACAGCTGCCGGAACCAATTGACAGGTGAAATACGCAAAGGCGGATTTGACCCGATCCCCACCTCGCTCTGCTCAAAACTTTGCGGACAGTGCAAAACAGGTTGGAAATAATTAAAATACCACGACTTGGGTATTGCCAACTCTCCAGCAATGTATTAGATACTTTCTCTTCACCTGAATGGGCATAAGCTAGATATTTTGCTTACCAGCCCTTGCATCATCTTTCTGCGTGTATATTCTATAAGCAGGAAGAAGTTCTTTGAAAAAATGGGGGCGCATTGGTTTCGACGGGGGTGAATGAAACCAAGGTTGCAGGTCGTGGCGCCGCTGGCCACGTAAAAAGCGGCACAATCATAATTGCAAACGACAATTACGATTACGCAATGGCAGCTTAATTAAGCTGACCATGTCATAGCTTTGATGTCTGATATTAGCTTTGACAACAACCCCATCAGACTGGCTATCCTTGCGTTGCACGTCCGTAGGGAGGTGAGAACCTAGCACGCGCTGGCTCATATGTTGCCTGTTCAGGGGCGTCCATATGAGCGAGAAACAATACTTGAACTAAACCTGTAGACATCTTGGCGGAGCATTCTCGGACGGGAGTTCGACTCTCCCCGCCTCCACCATTTCATTGATTTCATACTGTCCCATACAGTTTCACAAAGAACGCTAAACCCTTGTTATTCATACGAATAGCAAGGGTTTTTTCGTTTTTTCTACGTTCGTTATAGTTCGCTTAACCCCGTTGACATCCGTGGTTCTGTGTGAGTACGGATGAGCTTACTCACTACCTAAAAGGTAGCCGTACTCACAAAACACATGGAGGTCTCATGGCTTTAACTGTGAAGCAGATCCAAGCAGCAAAACCCAAAGAGAAGCTTTATCGAATAACGGACTCAAACGGCTTATGTCTGGAAATAAGACCCACCGGTTCAAAACTGTGGAGATTCCGATACAGGTTTAACGGCAAAGGGAAAATGATAGGACTGGGCTCCTACCCTGCTACAAGCCTGAAGGACGCCAGAGATAAACGTGACGAGCAACGGAAGATCCTTGAACGTGATATAGACCCATCAGAATATAGAAAAGATCAACAGGCCGCAGTGAGTGGGGAAAACGAATTTGAATCAATCGCCCGCGAATGGCACACCAAATTCAAAAACACATGGACCGCAGGACACGCCCAAACTGTTATCAGCCGTCTTGAACTAAACTGTTTCCCTTGGATCGGCAAAGTGGTTGTCAGTGAAATTGAACCGCCGGATATCTTAAAAGTCCTCAGAAGGATTGAAAGCCGGGGTGCGCTTGAAACAGCTCACCGTGTGCGCAGTATTCTTGGTCAGGTTTTACGCTATGCCGTAGCCACCGGTCGCGCCACCCGTGATGCTACTTCAGATCTTAAAGGTGCTCTTCCACCAGTAAAGCACAAACACATGGCGACAATAACCGATCCTAAACAAATCGGCCCCCTTCTCAACAGCATTGATGAATATGAAGGCAGACACATAACCAAGTGCGCTTTGCAACTGGCTCCCTTAGTTTTCGTCCGCCCCGGAGAACTGAGACATGGTCTATGGAGTGAGATTGACCTCGAAGCAGCTGAATGGCGAATCCCTGCGGGCAAAATGAAAGCTCGCCGTCCACACATCGTGCCGCTATCCCGGCAAGCCTTAGAAATTTTATATGAACTAAAACCACTGACCGGTGATGGTGAGTTTCTATTTCCAAGTGTACGCAGCAAGCTAACACCCATGAGTGAAAACACTGTCAACGGAGCGTTGCGCCGCCTTGGCTACACCAAAGAAGAACTCACAGGACACGGCTTCCGCTCCATGGCTTCAACCAACCTTAATGAAAACGGTTGGAAGCCAGACGTGATTGAAAGACAGCTTGCTCACGTTGAGGGAAATAGCGTGCGTGCAGCATACAACCATGCCGACTATCTGCCGGAACGGCGCAAGATGATGCAATGGTGGGCTGATTACTTAGATGCTTTGAAGAATGAGGATGAGATACCCAGCATTTAAGGAGATCAACTATGATAGCTAAATTGACACGCACAGCATTGAGAATGACGGCTTTAACTTTTATAATCTTTGAAGTAATGATTCTCTTAGGTCAGCTTTTTACTCTTTCCATGCTTGACGCTATATATATCGATATCAGCACGACAGCACAGGTAGTAATAATTATATTTAGTATGCTTCTATTTTATTACTCATGCAAGTACACGCATACTACATACGAAAAAGCATGGCTACATAGAACATTAGAGCAGGTTATTGAAGGAAGATTGCTTGAACGAAAAAGCATCATTAATGCTCAAAAGATTGAGTCAGAAGAAAAAATAGCAACACAACTTCATGAAAAAGGTTTAACAACAGACGAATATATTAATGCCTTAGAGCAGCATGTCGAATCATTAAGAGCCGAGCTTGAAGAAGCACATGAAACAATAAGTAAAAACAATTGGAAAAAGTGGTTTAGTCCTGCGTGTAAAGCTATGGCTGATACGATTAGAGAGAATACTACACATAGGGCTGACCGTGTCATAGTCAAACAAAAAGACTTTTATGCTCGTGTAATTTCTCACTACCCTGACTATAAAAATCTAAAGGGTAAACCATTTGGATCAGCTTTATCTGAAGCATGGAGTTGTATGCCAAAAGGGATAAAACTCGACGACTGACAGCATAATACGGATAAAATTTTCAATTTAAACCCAAATTGTAAAATTGTTTCTCTCAAAAAAAGATCCAACTTTTTAGTATATTAGAAAAAAACATTTATTTTTTACCCCTTTTACCCCTTCAACCCGTCTAGAAAACAAATCCGATTCTTGTAGGCTTTCCTCAAACGTCAAAAAACGGAGGAAAGCTTATGAGAACCGAATCAAACCAGACTTCATACCACCTGCCTAATACGGGCTTTGTGAGACTTGTAGATGTCCTAAAGGTCATCCCGGTATCTAAAACAACTTGGTGGAAAGGTATTCAGACCGGCAGATTCCCGAAGCCGGTCAAACTGACTGAACGCACAACAGCATGGCGTGTTTGTGATATTCGCAGACTGATTGATGAACTCCCAAATCAGAGCGAAGCCTAACATGTCTAATATGGCGTCCATGGCTTTTGAGGGGAGTAACTTGCTCCCCTCGCCAACCTCTTTCCCGCAAGGAGTTCTCCCGGCCAGTGTTGAAGACTCGCTATCCGTAGCAGCTTCAGCTTTTACGGTTCCTTTTGCCGTTCCTGCTGTAACCTTTCTTGCTGTGATCGGCGCAGCCGTCGGAAGAACCAGAGGCCTTGAAGTTAAACCAAGCTGGATCACGCACCCGAATCTATATTGGGGACTGGTAGCGCGGTCGGGCATGGGTAAAAGTCCGTGTTCAAATGCCATATTGAAACCAATTCATGAGCAAGAGAATGCTGCATTTAAAGAGCATAAGCGAGAGTTAGAAGCATACGAGCTGGAATTAAGGGAATGGCAAAGCTCTTTTGCCCGCGCTCAGCGCAAAAACGACACGCTTCCAGACAAGCCCATCTACCCTACTTGGGAGCAAATTTACGTTGAAGACAGTACCACGCAAGCCGTGGGTTCAATTCTGTCCAATAATCCCCGTGGCATTCTCTGGTACCGTGATGAGCTTTCCGGCCTGCTGGCCGACCTAGGCCGCTATGACAACAAAGGCAGTGACGGAGGCGACAAAGCCCGCCTGCTTTCCGCATACGACTGTGGAGCATGGAAAGTATCTCGCAGTACTAAAGATGCCCTTCACATACCGCACGCCTGCGTTTCTATCTTCGGGACAGTCCAGCCGGATCTACTTCCGTCACTCTTCAAGCACAAAGATACTGTTTCCGGCTTCCTGCCCCGCTTCCTTTTCATTCGTTGTGAGCAAGAAGCTCCGCCCCTATGGACATCCGAAAGTTTTGATGGAGAACCGGCTGACCATATCCATGGATTCATTCATCAGGCACTAGACTTAAATTTTGGCCCGGAGAACTCCCCTGAAATAATCAAGCTATCCGATGCAGCCAAACACAAAGTCAAAGACTGGTACGACAATCAGGTTCTGTCTCATTGGTATCAACCGGAGCTTGAACAATTCGAATCTCTTGCACCTAAGTTACGCGGTGCATTCTTCAAAATCTGCCTGATTATTCACATGTTGGACTGCTGGAGCACTGGCAAATCTGAGATGATCCCTGTTCATCATGAATCAATTCAGCGAACCATTGTTTTGATGGAATGGCTTCAGGAACAGCAAAGACAAGTCTGGACCTTACTTTCTGCCGGAAACAAATTTCAGGAAGCTTCAGCCATTGAGCGGAGAGTTGCGCAAGCAATTGTTGCCCTTTCCAAAGAACTAAATCAGGCCCTGCTTCCCACCTCACGTATTGTTGAATTTCTTAATCATGAATTGCCAGAATCATTTCACATCAAGCCGGATGCAGTTGGCAAAACATACAAAAAATTAGGCATCGAAACCGGACGTAACAGCAAGGAACGTGGCGCCAAACTGACCCCGGAAATCATCGAAACGCTTTCAAGATACTTCCCAGTAGAAAAAGGTGTCATAGGCGTCACAGATGTCACTGGGGCTAATAAAAGTTCAGAATTTCAAGGTGATAACCAAGTGACATCTAAGGTGA
Above is a genomic segment from Maridesulfovibrio sp. containing:
- a CDS encoding AlpA family phage regulatory protein, whose translation is MRTESNQTSYHLPNTGFVRLVDVLKVIPVSKTTWWKGIQTGRFPKPVKLTERTTAWRVCDIRRLIDELPNQSEA
- a CDS encoding DUF3987 domain-containing protein, whose amino-acid sequence is MSNMASMAFEGSNLLPSPTSFPQGVLPASVEDSLSVAASAFTVPFAVPAVTFLAVIGAAVGRTRGLEVKPSWITHPNLYWGLVARSGMGKSPCSNAILKPIHEQENAAFKEHKRELEAYELELREWQSSFARAQRKNDTLPDKPIYPTWEQIYVEDSTTQAVGSILSNNPRGILWYRDELSGLLADLGRYDNKGSDGGDKARLLSAYDCGAWKVSRSTKDALHIPHACVSIFGTVQPDLLPSLFKHKDTVSGFLPRFLFIRCEQEAPPLWTSESFDGEPADHIHGFIHQALDLNFGPENSPEIIKLSDAAKHKVKDWYDNQVLSHWYQPELEQFESLAPKLRGAFFKICLIIHMLDCWSTGKSEMIPVHHESIQRTIVLMEWLQEQQRQVWTLLSAGNKFQEASAIERRVAQAIVALSKELNQALLPTSRIVEFLNHELPESFHIKPDAVGKTYKKLGIETGRNSKERGAKLTPEIIETLSRYFPVEKGVIGVTDVTGANKSSEFQGDNQVTSKVTPIFQESSGVTSKNGY